The Brevinematales bacterium genome includes a region encoding these proteins:
- a CDS encoding metallophosphoesterase encodes MKKGLLGIMGLIGMLAMLAMLAGCGKKLVYKYVNETEFLTKPAAAFPEAKFITMSDLHYFDKSLGTSGQAYSNYLMEDRKLLTLSGSLLQAAIEIIKQSPATFVIVSGDLTKDGEKVCHEKVAEYLAEIEASGKAVYVVPGNHDINNPDAVSYDGSNTAKVDSINDKEFERIYGQYGYLEAFNRDTNSLSYVAEPVPGLWLLCIDSTDHKDNYKLGTPVTPGKLTQPELDWIEKILHDAVVNDKAVIAVMHHGAMPHWNGQEQLHPEYIIDDYSDISKMLAAYHVRMVFTGHYHANDITLKRFDNGNFLYDIETGSLVTYPCPIRVVGIGANQKMTVNTLHIKDIPEFDGDLVAYSKKYVTEGLSSLIYHKLKKYGVDDGEAQQITPYVAEAFVMHYAGEDTNAKYEAKIDGLSLWGGIVFNNQKYVIENLRVDLEPPDNDVVLDMKEGAWSAIK; translated from the coding sequence ATGAAGAAAGGATTACTCGGGATAATGGGGTTAATCGGAATGCTCGCGATGCTCGCTATGCTGGCGGGATGCGGGAAGAAGTTGGTGTATAAATATGTCAACGAGACCGAGTTCCTGACGAAACCGGCCGCGGCGTTCCCGGAAGCGAAGTTTATCACGATGAGCGACCTGCATTACTTCGATAAATCCCTCGGGACGTCGGGTCAGGCTTATTCGAACTACCTGATGGAAGACAGGAAACTCCTGACACTCAGCGGCAGTCTCCTGCAGGCGGCAATCGAGATCATCAAGCAGTCTCCCGCGACGTTTGTGATAGTTTCCGGCGACCTGACCAAGGACGGCGAAAAGGTATGCCATGAGAAAGTCGCGGAGTATCTCGCGGAGATAGAGGCCTCGGGGAAAGCGGTGTATGTAGTACCGGGCAACCACGATATCAATAATCCCGACGCGGTCAGCTATGACGGGTCGAATACGGCGAAGGTCGACTCGATCAACGATAAGGAATTCGAGCGGATATATGGACAGTACGGGTATTTGGAGGCCTTCAACCGGGATACCAATTCCCTATCGTATGTGGCCGAACCGGTTCCCGGCCTGTGGCTATTATGTATCGATTCTACCGATCATAAGGACAACTATAAGCTCGGCACCCCGGTTACTCCCGGCAAGCTGACCCAGCCCGAACTGGACTGGATAGAAAAAATTCTCCATGATGCGGTAGTGAACGATAAAGCGGTAATCGCGGTCATGCACCACGGCGCGATGCCGCATTGGAACGGGCAGGAGCAACTACACCCTGAGTACATTATCGACGATTACTCCGATATTTCAAAAATGCTCGCCGCGTACCATGTCCGTATGGTGTTCACCGGGCACTATCATGCCAACGATATCACGCTGAAACGTTTCGATAACGGGAATTTCCTCTACGATATCGAGACCGGGTCGCTTGTGACCTATCCGTGCCCGATCCGCGTAGTCGGGATCGGCGCTAATCAGAAGATGACGGTCAATACGCTGCATATCAAAGATATCCCGGAGTTTGACGGCGATCTGGTGGCATACTCGAAGAAATATGTGACCGAGGGTCTATCATCGCTGATCTATCATAAGCTGAAAAAGTACGGGGTAGACGACGGGGAAGCTCAGCAGATTACCCCGTATGTCGCGGAAGCATTCGTGATGCATTACGCGGGCGAGGATACCAATGCGAAGTATGAAGCGAAGATCGACGGGCTTAGCCTGTGGGGGGGAATCGTATTCAATAACCAGAAGTATGTGATCGAGAATCTCCGTGTTGATCTCGAACCGCCCGATAATGACGTCGTTCTCGATATGAAAGAGGGCGCGTGGTCGGCGATAAAATAA
- a CDS encoding prolipoprotein diacylglyceryl transferase, whose product MFAFLHQPVINPVILPITESFAIRWYSMMYVVGFLLAYLFYKHYIKKGVIKMKIEEMGDILFVVILGVLVGGRLGYILFYNLGYYIQNPLEIFMVWKGGMSFHGGFIFSMLAAWIYMRVKKKNFLDLADVFLVPLPLALFFGRWGNFVNGELWGNATDAPWGMLFGPKPEIGNPGPSLYSTSEAWVVAMARKVGIPIQPGQTQINLPRHPSQIYEMLMEGLILFTVMFLVFKLVKNKPRGLMLSIFLTGYGLARFVAENFRQPDAQLGYLFGDWLTMGMILSLPMLLLGIIGIILSIKFNRRNELWGS is encoded by the coding sequence ATGTTCGCGTTTCTCCATCAGCCTGTTATAAACCCCGTTATCCTCCCGATCACGGAGAGCTTCGCTATACGATGGTATAGTATGATGTATGTCGTGGGGTTTTTATTGGCATACCTGTTCTATAAGCATTATATCAAAAAAGGCGTGATAAAGATGAAGATCGAGGAAATGGGCGACATCCTTTTCGTCGTCATCCTCGGCGTACTGGTCGGCGGAAGGTTAGGGTATATCCTCTTCTATAACCTCGGCTATTATATCCAGAACCCCCTCGAAATATTTATGGTCTGGAAGGGCGGGATGTCGTTCCACGGCGGATTTATTTTCTCGATGCTCGCCGCATGGATTTATATGCGTGTCAAGAAGAAAAATTTCCTCGATCTCGCGGATGTTTTCCTCGTCCCGTTACCGCTTGCGCTGTTCTTCGGGCGATGGGGGAATTTTGTCAACGGGGAGTTGTGGGGTAACGCTACCGACGCTCCGTGGGGGATGCTTTTCGGGCCTAAGCCCGAGATAGGGAATCCCGGCCCGTCGCTATACTCGACGTCAGAGGCATGGGTAGTGGCGATGGCAAGAAAGGTCGGTATCCCGATACAGCCCGGGCAGACGCAGATCAACCTCCCGCGTCACCCGTCCCAGATATACGAAATGCTGATGGAGGGTCTGATCCTTTTCACAGTTATGTTTCTCGTGTTCAAGCTGGTGAAAAACAAACCGCGCGGCCTGATGCTCTCCATTTTCCTGACCGGTTACGGTCTCGCGCGTTTTGTCGCGGAAAATTTCCGTCAGCCCGACGCGCAGCTCGGTTACCTGTTCGGGGACTGGCTCACGATGGGGATGATCTTGAGCCTGCCAATGCTCCTGCTGGGAATTATCGGAATCATTCTTTCGATTAAGTTCAACCGCAGGAACGAGTTGTGGGGGTCATAA